GCCAGACATTTTATTGACAGAGGCATTGAAAACTCGGTAATTATTTCTTCGCTAAAAGACGAAGCCGATGACGCGGTGACCCGCGCACTTGAGGTTATCAGGAATAGAGTTGATCAGTTCGGAGTATCCGAGCCGACAATTCAGAAGCAAGGCAATAATCGAATAATTGTTGAGCTTGCCGGTGTTAGAGACACCGAGAGGGCAAGAAATCTAATACGCCAAACGGCGCTTCTTGAATTCAGCCTTCTTAAAGAACCTGATGTCGTACAAACCGTCATAGCCCGCATCGACAACGTTTTGAAAAGCAGGAGAACCGGTATACCTTTGGATAGTCTTATTTCCTCTAACAAAACAGCTGACGAGTACGAGAATGCCGATACCATCGCCGTTGCTCCTCAGGAAAGTCAAGACAAAGCTATCAGCGTCTCGGAAATATTCGGCGAATCGATTGGTGACGCAAATTTCGGAACTTCCGATAATTCAGTAATAGTTGACGAACAGATATTTGAAGATCGACCTTTTTCGGCTCTTCTGAGAAATATTCAGGGCGATATTGGCGTACCGGCGGAAAACCTTAAAGCAGTAAAAAGAATTTTAGATTTAGATGAAGTTAAAGCCGCTCTACCTGCTGATATGAAATTCGTTTGGGCTAACAAAACAAAAGATTACGGCGGGACAGGTCTTCCCTCTCAAACATTCCATGTTTTATACGCAATCAACAGAGAACCCGGCTTGACAGGCGAAGTTGTTACTTCTGCCTCAGCCAATTTCGGCGGTGGAGCAAGTTCCATTTCCGGTCAGCCCGTAGTTTATCTTAGCATGAACAGCGATGGAGCGCGAATTTGGTCACGTCTTACCGGAGCAAACGTAAATAAAAGAGTTGCCATTGTTCTGGATAATAAGGTTCACTCAGCTCCGGTTATCAGAGATAAAATTTCATCAGGCAATACTGTCATAGAAGGGATGTCTTCCATAAATGAGGCAAAAGATCTTTCTATAATTTTAAGAGCCGGCGCTCTTCCCGCCCCAATGGAAATAATTGAGGAACGCACTATAGGACCATCGCTGGGAAGAGATTCAATCGAACTTGGAACAAGAGCGGCGCTCACAGGCTTTATACTCGTTGTAATCTTTATGGCATTTTATTATAAGGGGTCAGGGCTAATTGCAATCTTCGCTCTTGTACTGAATCTTACGTTTGTGCTGGCAATTATGGCAACGCTTCGGGCAACTTTGACACTACCCGGAATCGCAGGGTTGATATTGACAGTGGGAATGTCTGTGGACGCAAACGTGTTAATATTCGAACGAATCAAAGAAGAATTAAGAAAAGGTAAAACTGTTCGTTCAGCCATTGACGCAGGCTTTTCTAAGGCGTTAACAACAATTATTGACGCAAATGTCACGACAATTTTAGCGGCTTTAGTCCTATTCCAGTTCGGGACAGGACCAATAAAAGGATTCGCAGTTACTCTGTTTTGGGGAATTCTTGCCAGTATGTTGACGGCGATTTTCATAACCAGAACTATATTCACATTCATAACAGATCGTTTTACGGTCACAAAATTAAGTATATAATATGGAACTTTTTAGAGACACAAAAATAGATTTTATCGGGAAACGTAAAATTGGAATGAAATTCTCACTCACATTGATTATCGTTGGCATACTTTCGCTGATCGTTCACGGCGGACCGCGATTGGGAATTGATTTCCTCGGCGGAACGTTAGTTCAAATGAAATTTGAAGAACCGGTTTCAAGCGTTGATGTTCGTTCGGCTGTTTCCGAAGCAGGGTATGAAGGCGCTGTTATTCAACAGTTCGGCGATGACCGTGAAGTGCTTATCAGAATACTTGAAGCAGAGGGAAGTGGAGAAGATGCAAAAATAATTTCTGAGGCACTCGGAAATTATTTCTCAGGTAATGCCTATGAGATTCGGAAAGTAGAAAAAGTGGGACCCAAAATCGGAGCGGAATTGAGAGGAAATGCTGTCCTGGCAATTTTCGTAGCACTGATCGGCATCGTTATTTATATAACTTTCCGGTTCGAATTTAAATTCGCCATCGGCGCATTAATCGCCTTGGCTCACGATGTGATAATCACTCTCGGCATATTCAGCGTGTTAGATATCGAAATCAATCTTGCTGTAATCGCGGCATTTCTAACGATTGTCGGCTACTCTTTGAATGATACTATAGTAATTTATGACCGGATAAGAGAGAATATCAAATCCATGCGTCATGATTCGTACGAAACTATTGTCAACACAAGTATAAACAATTCACTTGCCAGAACTGTTGTCACTTCCTTTACTACATTTATGGTGGTATTTATTCTCTATACAATGGGCGGAGAAGTTATCTCAGGATTTTCATTTGCGATGATGATCGGCGTGGTAATCGGAACGTATTCATCTATATTTATCGCAAGCCCGGTTCTCATCGAATGGCAGGCAAGAGATGCTGCCAAAAAACGCGCTACTGTTGCAGCGAGCGGAACGAGGTAAATCATGGAATTAAAACAAATCGACAAAGGTAATGTGACTGTTCTACAGTTGCAGGGGAAGTTGATGGGTGGTCCTGATGCAACTCAACTGCATGAATCATTGCATAAGCTGATTGACGCGGATGTTAAGAACGTTGTGATTGATTTAAAGGGTGTTG
Above is a window of Candidatus Neomarinimicrobiota bacterium DNA encoding:
- the secD gene encoding protein translocase subunit SecD, with translation MGTRQTPKLILIGIVITLAVYNLIPTIEHYFLNTTESSDGELVEKNVLKLGLDLQGGMHVVMEVDIPKLVENLAGNRTVLYDVLESAKVRAKNDGIEYLDALLLEVNERDIKLARHFIDRGIENSVIISSLKDEADDAVTRALEVIRNRVDQFGVSEPTIQKQGNNRIIVELAGVRDTERARNLIRQTALLEFSLLKEPDVVQTVIARIDNVLKSRRTGIPLDSLISSNKTADEYENADTIAVAPQESQDKAISVSEIFGESIGDANFGTSDNSVIVDEQIFEDRPFSALLRNIQGDIGVPAENLKAVKRILDLDEVKAALPADMKFVWANKTKDYGGTGLPSQTFHVLYAINREPGLTGEVVTSASANFGGGASSISGQPVVYLSMNSDGARIWSRLTGANVNKRVAIVLDNKVHSAPVIRDKISSGNTVIEGMSSINEAKDLSIILRAGALPAPMEIIEERTIGPSLGRDSIELGTRAALTGFILVVIFMAFYYKGSGLIAIFALVLNLTFVLAIMATLRATLTLPGIAGLILTVGMSVDANVLIFERIKEELRKGKTVRSAIDAGFSKALTTIIDANVTTILAALVLFQFGTGPIKGFAVTLFWGILASMLTAIFITRTIFTFITDRFTVTKLSI
- the secF gene encoding protein translocase subunit SecF; translation: MELFRDTKIDFIGKRKIGMKFSLTLIIVGILSLIVHGGPRLGIDFLGGTLVQMKFEEPVSSVDVRSAVSEAGYEGAVIQQFGDDREVLIRILEAEGSGEDAKIISEALGNYFSGNAYEIRKVEKVGPKIGAELRGNAVLAIFVALIGIVIYITFRFEFKFAIGALIALAHDVIITLGIFSVLDIEINLAVIAAFLTIVGYSLNDTIVIYDRIRENIKSMRHDSYETIVNTSINNSLARTVVTSFTTFMVVFILYTMGGEVISGFSFAMMIGVVIGTYSSIFIASPVLIEWQARDAAKKRATVAASGTR